The following proteins come from a genomic window of Natronosalvus vescus:
- a CDS encoding SHOCT domain-containing protein, with protein MATDAPTFVSEDLWLFVAIATFFLAGVLAILGLQTVVALVTFVGWFFLTPVFLFWGEEISAWLYGTDDENRRQVAREGDTNRDYDHDHDHDRNRTRQRNPPDDPLEQLKHRYATGELSDAEFEHRLERLIEVDDRYERRDGRDAADPSAVSDRSDREFERERT; from the coding sequence ATGGCAACCGACGCCCCCACGTTCGTCAGCGAGGATCTCTGGCTCTTCGTCGCCATCGCGACGTTTTTCCTCGCCGGTGTCCTCGCCATCCTCGGCCTGCAGACCGTCGTTGCGCTGGTGACTTTCGTCGGCTGGTTCTTTCTGACACCGGTCTTTCTGTTCTGGGGCGAGGAGATTTCTGCGTGGCTCTACGGCACCGACGACGAGAACCGAAGACAGGTGGCTCGAGAGGGTGACACCAACCGCGACTACGACCACGACCACGACCACGACCGCAACCGTACCCGACAACGAAACCCACCAGACGACCCACTCGAGCAACTCAAACACCGCTACGCGACGGGCGAACTCTCCGATGCGGAGTTCGAGCATCGCCTCGAGCGACTGATCGAGGTGGACGACCGGTACGAACGACGTGACGGTCGCGACGCCGCCGACCCCAGCGCGGTCTCGGATCGATCAGACCGCGAGTTCGAACGCGAGCGAACCTGA